In Xylocopa sonorina isolate GNS202 chromosome 4, iyXylSono1_principal, whole genome shotgun sequence, the sequence TTGAAATGGAACGACCAATGGCGGCTACAACAAAGTAATCGTTGTAATTCTGTATGTAATCACACGTAAGTGTAATAGTGTGCTTTTTTCTCAGTAGAGAACGCAGCAATATAACTTTGTAACGTACGATCATAGATTTAAAATCCAATAAGCATTTCTCTGCGCATTACCGCTTGTGGATAAAGGAAATATTCTGTTGCAGAGGCATCGAAGAATAACTGGAGTCTATGGAAGAAATGGCAGACAATTGCGAAAACTTTAATAATCGAATAGATGAAATTAATCATTTAATCGAGAAAGTAATAAGTATTTTGAATATGTTCACATTTTCTATTCTTTCTAATGTTTTACACGCGTATACACATGTAATTAAGAAATTCATAAGAAGAAACTCGCTTTGTTTTTCAATAGCTCATGAAGTTGAAGGAAAGCATCAACAAATACAAGAAAATAAGGAATTTCTGGAACTTACGGTTTTTTAGCTTATCAATGGTCATCTGGACAGACCAAGTGAAATACGAAGAGTTGCAGAAGACTGAAGCCAATTGTAGAATTATTATTTGCACGGCTATAAAACTGATCAAATTCAAAGAACATAAATTGAAGAATTTTATAGGGAAAAGGAAATCGTACTTCTTAGAACAATGGTAGTTTCTCTCTCCTTAATTTCGTTATAATTTGTAATGTTTTTGCAACGGTAAACACATAATTGCGATGATAAAAGTTTAAACGATCTCTTCGTTATTGATAACATTTTTTTTACAACTTTTTAGCGGTCAGCTTCATGTAAAGGGATCGAAATACGCGGATAATTTCTGGCGTGCACAAACCGAATACGTACGTttcattatatatattttttaaattgtgAATGTATGTGTGCTGATAATGCGAATAATTTGTAAATACTAATCGATATCTTTGTGATAGTCAAGTGAAAGTTTATCGAAAGATATTAAGCGGTACCAGGAGGAATATAAGAAAACACACGACGAACTGCCAACACTTACAAATAAATTAACAAACTTAGAAATACTCTGCGGTTTGAACAACCCTTATAAAGAGACTGAAGAAGTATTGAAAATGAATACCGTTCTGACGAGTATAAAGTAAGCGTATTCAATTGTGAACAGAAATTATTTCAATTCATTTTTTATAGTTGTACCGATTAAATCATGCTTTTAATAATTAATCGACTTACATATTACACGTGAACAGGGAGaacgaaaataataaattattcaAGATTATGTCTACGTTAAAAATACTGGAAAAATTGAAAGAGGAAATACAACAGAAGAAGAAAGCACTAAATTCTATTCAGGCTAAAAAATTCATCATTCAACATCAAAATGTatttaaatacaaaaattaacacTGCAttttactttattataaaacaAAGATTATAGTTTACAAGTATAATGCAATTACAAGTTACAAGACCATTATAAATTCAAGTATTTGTTCAGTAGAAatctaaaaagaaaaaagataagTTAAGAGATAAACATTTGTTTTTCTACGTTCGTACGTGTACTTATATTATCCTCCAGATCGTTGTTGGTAATATTAATACAATTATTAACGACAATAGAGTGAACGCTGCATGAAATTAAAATCTTTGCACAGGCAGAGATGTGTACGAATTGTATGTTATGGAAAACAGGTACAAGTCGACTTTATATTAACGGAAACTGTTCCCGCGTGAATTACAGTAGAAAGCGCCAACCGACAGCGAGCATTGGTTAGAAAATTGAATTTATCAAAAGCCGGTGTACTGCGTTGTTTCGAGATTCTTTTCAGGAGGATTCATTATACTTTCGAATTGGTGATACACGGAATTTTTAGAGATAAATCGGCATGGAACTCACGGATGACAATTTGCTTACACTTAGTGAATATCTAAAGCATACACTTAGCCCAGACGTGAATGTTAGACGACCAGGTGAATATAACCTCTGTTAATTAAGTGTTTTTGCTTGGAAATTTATTTAATCTTTTATATAATCACGAGCGTGTACGTATTATTATTTAGAAATTATTGGTGTTCGAGCGTTTCGTTGAATGGATCATAATGCGATTTCCACTTTGTTAGATTCGATTTTAGAGAAAATTTGACGTGTCAGTATCAACAAGTACTTTACTCGATTTTTTCGCCAGTCGTTTAAGGACTTTAAACGTATATAAATGTACCGATTGGATATGCGGAAAAAGTCAAGAGATGCTCGCAAATTTTTTCCCTCAAGTTCTTTTTATACAGTCGActgtaaaataataaataaaattgtctTTTTTTTATGCTTCAGCTGAAAAGTTCTTAGAATCAGTTGAAGTAAATCAAAACTATCCGTTACTTCTTTTACATCTTGTGGATAAATCTGAAATCAACATAACGATAAGAATCGCCGGTGCAGTTGCATTTAAAAATTATGTGAAACGTAATTGGAAAGTGgtaattatttatattactttatAATTATCGTTGTTGCTGTCGTTACATCCATTCTAATGTGTTGCATTTTATGCGTAGGAAGAAGATTCTATAGATCGCATACACGCACAAGATAGAGAAGCTATAAAAAAGTTAAttgttaatttaatgttacattCTCCTGATTCTATTCAAAAGCAATTGTCCGATGCCGTTTCAATAGTTGGAAAGTATGATTTTCCAAATAAATGGCCAGAGCTCATAGACCAAATGGTCGAAAAATTTAATACAGGTGATTTTCATGTCATCAATGGTGTCTTACATACAGCGCATTCGCTATTTAAGAGATACAGATACGAATTCAAGAGCCAGAGCCTATGGACTGAAATTAAATTTGTATTGGATAGATTTGCTAAGCCTTTGACGGACCTGtttgtcgtaagaattttattctatattttactACTCGAATACAGTTTGTCATGGTTGCCTCTTACATTGTTTTTTGTTTAATTTTAGGCTACAATGAATTTAGCACAAGTACACGCAAACAATGTAGATGCGTTAAAAGTTATATACAGTTCTTTGGTGATTTTATCCAAAGTGTTTTATTCACTTAATTTCCAAGTAAGAAAAAGATGTAGTGTGCGCAAGATAGCAATAACTTTAATATTCTTTATCAGAGctatatatattttacttttagGATCTACCAGAATTTTTTGAAGACAACATGGCTGTGTGGATGAGGAATTTTCATATTTTGTTAAACACTGATGTTCCTTCTCTACGATCCACTGTATTATTACATATAaatttattatatcttcttctatatgtatgtatgtattgcAACGTTTGATGTCTGTATAGGATGAAGAAGAAGCAGGAATAATTGAGCAGCTAAAATCACAAGTCTGCGACAATATTGGTCTTTATGCTCAGAAATATGATGAAGAGTTTCAACCATATTTGCCTGACTTTGTAACTGCTGTGTGGAATTTGCTAACATCTACGGGACAGCAACCGAAATATGATGCTGTATGTAAATTTTTTACGTATTGTGTATTATAAAATTTACATTAATAATTTTGTGTATTTTTTCCAGTTAGTTTCGAATGCTTTGCAATTTTTAGCAACAGTGGCTGATCGTGCCCAATATAGAAGTTTGTTTGAGAATCCAACTACATTGAGTAGTATCTGCGAGAAAGTTATAATTCCCAATATGGAATTTAGAGGTATTCATTAGAATTAGTAAGCCTTAAAGTATGCACTTCATATCTATATAAATTAGTAATAAACAAAATTACTGTATAATAGAATCGGATAATGAATTATTTGAGGATAATCCCGAGGAATATATCAGACGGGATATTGAGGGCAGCGATGTCGATACAAGAAGACGCGCTGCTTGTGATTTAGTTAAAGTGCTTTCCAAGTATTTTGAAGCGAAGATAATGGAAATTTTCGGTGCTTACATACAAGTAGGTGAATAAAAACGTATAAATAAATTCAACGTACATACCACTACATCTGTTATTCATTGTTAGGTGATGTTACAAAATTACGCTGATAAACCAGCTGAAAATTGGCGGAGTAAAGATGCTGCAATTTATCTAGTCACCAGTAGTGCAAGCAAAGGTCAGACGCAGAAACGTGGTGTAACAAGAAGTAGTGAGCTTGTTCCATTACCACAATTTGCAATGC encodes:
- the LOC143422678 gene encoding uncharacterized protein LOC143422678, which codes for LESMEEMADNCENFNNRIDEINHLIEKLMKLKESINKYKKIRNFWNLRFFSLSMVIWTDQVKYEELQKTEANCRIIICTAIKLIKFKEHKLKNFIGKRKSYFLEQCGQLHVKGSKYADNFWRAQTEYSSESLSKDIKRYQEEYKKTHDELPTLTNKLTNLEILCGLNNPYKETEEVLKMNTVLTSIKENENNKLFKIMSTLKILEKLKEEIQQKKKALNSIQAKKFIIQHQNVFKYKN